A window from Bacillota bacterium encodes these proteins:
- the atpD gene encoding F0F1 ATP synthase subunit beta encodes MRGHVVRVRGAVIDISFEAEDNLPPIHSAVFIAKPASGASPARRTGRAVPATGSVNIRTGERKDEAASGASETAVVAEVASHVGGGLVRCVALSPTEGLRRGVEAFSDGRPITVPTGEAVLGRVLNVFGQTIDGGPPIPETDAPRRPIHRKPPSFEEQDTHLRMLETGIKAIDLLAPYPRGGKVGLFGGAGVGKTVLIMELIRHVAAEHGGVSVFAGVGERTREGNELWLSMKRSGVLDKAVLVFGQMNEPPGARLRAAYSGLTVAEAFRDDRGQDVLLFIDNIFRFIQAGAEVSALLGRMPSAVGYQPTLASELGTLQDRITSTRRGAITSIQAVYVPADDYTDPAPATTFSHLDATTNLERSIAEMGIYPAVDPLASTSRLLDPRVVGERHYNTARSVQAILQRYKDLQDVIAILGVDELSPDDRRIVARARRIQRFLSQPFFVSEQFTGIPGRFVPVDETVRGFAEILEGKHDALPEQAFYMVGTIDEAVEKAEIIAHREAS; translated from the coding sequence ATGAGAGGGCATGTAGTCAGGGTTAGAGGTGCAGTCATCGACATCAGCTTCGAAGCGGAGGACAACCTCCCTCCGATACACTCCGCCGTGTTCATCGCCAAACCCGCAAGTGGCGCCTCGCCAGCGCGCAGGACCGGGCGCGCCGTCCCGGCCACGGGGAGTGTGAACATACGCACAGGCGAGCGGAAGGACGAGGCGGCCTCGGGAGCGAGCGAAACAGCCGTCGTGGCAGAGGTGGCAAGCCACGTGGGAGGGGGACTCGTCCGGTGCGTGGCCCTTTCCCCCACCGAAGGCCTTCGTCGAGGCGTGGAGGCATTCTCCGACGGCCGCCCCATAACCGTTCCCACGGGCGAAGCCGTTCTCGGGCGCGTGCTCAACGTGTTTGGGCAGACCATCGACGGTGGGCCGCCCATCCCAGAGACGGACGCTCCGCGCAGGCCGATACACCGCAAGCCGCCTTCCTTTGAGGAGCAGGACACGCACCTGCGCATGCTCGAGACCGGTATCAAGGCCATCGACTTGCTTGCGCCGTATCCGCGCGGCGGTAAGGTCGGCCTGTTTGGAGGAGCGGGTGTCGGCAAGACCGTGCTCATCATGGAGCTCATTAGGCACGTCGCCGCAGAGCACGGCGGAGTGTCGGTCTTTGCAGGGGTTGGAGAACGGACGCGGGAAGGGAACGAGCTGTGGCTGTCCATGAAGAGGTCGGGCGTTCTCGACAAGGCCGTGCTAGTCTTCGGCCAGATGAACGAGCCGCCCGGAGCGCGGCTGAGGGCGGCGTACAGCGGCCTCACTGTAGCTGAGGCCTTCCGCGACGATAGAGGTCAGGACGTGCTCTTATTCATCGACAACATATTCAGGTTCATCCAAGCCGGCGCCGAGGTATCGGCCTTGTTGGGGCGGATGCCGTCCGCCGTTGGCTACCAGCCGACCCTTGCCTCGGAGCTAGGGACCCTCCAGGACAGGATCACCTCAACGCGTCGCGGGGCTATCACCTCGATTCAGGCCGTGTACGTGCCGGCGGACGACTACACGGATCCCGCGCCTGCCACGACGTTCAGCCACCTCGACGCCACGACAAACCTGGAGAGGAGCATAGCCGAAATGGGGATATACCCGGCTGTGGACCCACTTGCGTCCACATCCAGACTTCTCGATCCGCGGGTGGTCGGGGAGCGTCATTACAACACCGCGCGCAGCGTGCAAGCCATCCTGCAGCGCTACAAGGATCTCCAGGACGTCATAGCCATCCTGGGTGTCGACGAGCTATCCCCTGATGACCGGCGCATCGTAGCCCGAGCGCGAAGGATACAGAGATTCCTCTCCCAGCCCTTCTTCGTCTCCGAGCAGTTCACGGGGATCCCCGGGCGGTTTGTGCCCGTCGATGAGACGGTGCGGGGGTTTGCTGAGATCCTTGAAGGAAAGCACGATGCGTTACCCGAACAAGCGTTCTATATGGTCGGTACCATTGACGAGGCCGTGGAGAAGGCGGAGATCATCGCGCACCGGGAGGCATCCTGA
- the atpG gene encoding ATP synthase F1 subunit gamma: MRSLREVRRHIRTIREIRHLTGAMRLVAAAKLRQAQARVEAARPFARKISEVLLDISSLAGYAHPLMIARPPHTVCVMLVTSDRGMCGRYNDDIIAAALDLIDRTSGREAARVIAIGRVGGRACRELGIPILEERSLASKRPTFALARAVAARILKAYDAKEVDHVYLVYSRFYSVTEQRPRIFRLIPIAPFESARADRIPTGTCLFEPSPREVVDHLVTRYVEVEVYRALLEAEAGERGARMTAMSAAQDNASQLIERLTLAFHRSRQAQITREIADIVGGAEALIDGLVAPSSPNEGGSR; encoded by the coding sequence ATGCGGAGTCTGCGTGAAGTCAGACGGCACATCCGGACCATTCGCGAGATCCGTCACCTCACCGGGGCAATGAGACTCGTGGCCGCAGCCAAGCTCAGGCAAGCCCAGGCTAGGGTCGAGGCGGCTCGCCCGTTCGCAAGGAAAATCAGCGAGGTCCTGCTGGACATCTCGTCGCTGGCGGGATACGCGCATCCGCTCATGATCGCGCGCCCGCCGCACACGGTGTGCGTGATGCTGGTCACCTCCGACAGGGGGATGTGCGGGAGGTACAACGATGACATCATCGCGGCCGCGCTGGACCTCATAGATCGCACGAGCGGCCGCGAAGCGGCAAGAGTGATCGCTATCGGCCGAGTCGGCGGGCGGGCTTGTCGTGAGCTGGGCATTCCGATACTCGAGGAGAGGAGCCTCGCGTCCAAGCGTCCGACGTTTGCACTGGCAAGAGCGGTGGCGGCGAGGATACTGAAGGCGTATGACGCCAAAGAAGTCGACCACGTGTACCTGGTCTATTCCCGGTTCTACTCGGTGACCGAGCAACGGCCCAGGATCTTCCGGTTGATCCCCATTGCGCCCTTCGAGAGCGCCCGCGCGGACCGGATCCCGACCGGCACGTGCCTTTTCGAGCCGTCCCCCAGAGAAGTCGTGGACCACTTGGTGACCAGGTATGTCGAGGTCGAGGTGTACAGGGCGCTGCTTGAGGCGGAGGCGGGAGAACGAGGGGCGAGGATGACCGCCATGAGCGCGGCCCAGGACAACGCTTCGCAGCTCATCGAGCGTCTGACGCTCGCGTTCCACAGGTCGCGGCAGGCGCAGATCACCCGCGAGATAGCCGACATCGTCGGGGGCGCGGAAGCGCTCATCGACGGACTGGTCGCGCCCTCCTCGCCCAACGAAGGAGGCTCACGGTGA
- the atpA gene encoding F0F1 ATP synthase subunit alpha produces MRPIRRKQQPPSESPLRIMVRTARPLSSELGERIRTHAAEALGSPIAISFEHDPSLLGGIVFQLGNTVLDASTSRGLEELRARLDEHLRAAAGPAAGVATPATPTADVRPTREAIRSAIRMVESQTPLPVVEEVGTVVAVGDGVARVSGLPSAMAGELVAFDGGGEGMVLDLDADQVGCIVFSGGEGLVEGTVVRCTGRVVDVPVGEELLGRMVTPLGEPLDGKGPILARSRRNIEGSAPGIADREPVSVPLQTGILAVDAMVPIGRGQRELIIGDRQTGKTSIAVDAIISQRGSGVLCVYVAIGQKASSIAQTVGVLEEHGALSYTIVVAASASDPAPLQYIAPYAGCAMAEHFMYGGRDVLVVYDDLSKHAAAHREVALLLRRPPGREAYPGDVFYIHGRLLERAAKLSKERGGGSMTALPIVETLAGDVSAYIPTNTISITDGQIYLESDLFFSGVRPAVNVGLSVSRVGGDAQLPAMRSLSSRLRLDLAQYRELSAFAQFGADLDKATQAQLRRGERIVEVLKQPNHEVLAIEDEIIVLFALSGEWLEDVPVDQARWFVREFLMRIKEERPALVRRIRETGRIDEVEGDLARALDVFKADLAGVMGRHAESA; encoded by the coding sequence ATGAGGCCCATCAGAAGAAAGCAACAGCCGCCGTCAGAAAGCCCGCTGAGGATCATGGTGCGGACCGCGAGACCGCTGTCATCGGAACTCGGAGAGCGCATCCGCACCCACGCGGCGGAGGCGCTCGGGAGCCCCATCGCCATCTCATTTGAGCATGACCCCTCCCTACTGGGTGGGATCGTCTTTCAGCTGGGGAACACGGTGCTTGACGCAAGCACGAGTCGGGGCCTGGAGGAGCTCAGGGCGAGACTAGACGAGCACCTTCGCGCGGCGGCCGGACCCGCCGCGGGTGTGGCGACTCCTGCCACTCCAACTGCCGACGTGCGCCCGACGCGAGAAGCCATCAGATCTGCGATACGAATGGTCGAGAGCCAGACGCCGCTTCCCGTGGTGGAGGAAGTCGGCACTGTGGTCGCCGTCGGTGACGGCGTAGCGAGAGTGAGCGGGCTCCCGTCGGCCATGGCCGGCGAGCTGGTGGCGTTCGATGGAGGCGGCGAGGGGATGGTCCTCGACTTGGATGCGGATCAGGTGGGATGCATTGTCTTTAGTGGTGGAGAAGGGCTCGTCGAGGGCACCGTCGTCCGTTGCACGGGGAGAGTTGTCGACGTGCCTGTGGGGGAAGAGCTGCTCGGACGCATGGTGACCCCTCTCGGTGAGCCTCTGGATGGGAAGGGGCCCATCCTGGCGCGTTCTAGGCGTAATATCGAGGGCTCAGCACCCGGGATCGCAGACCGGGAACCCGTGAGCGTGCCGCTGCAGACGGGAATTCTCGCCGTGGACGCCATGGTGCCCATCGGGAGGGGACAGCGTGAGCTCATCATCGGCGATCGACAAACGGGCAAGACGTCCATCGCGGTAGACGCGATAATCAGTCAGAGGGGGTCGGGGGTGCTCTGTGTATATGTTGCCATAGGCCAGAAAGCGTCCAGCATAGCACAGACCGTTGGCGTGCTCGAGGAGCACGGCGCCCTTTCCTATACAATCGTCGTGGCGGCATCAGCGAGTGACCCAGCGCCACTTCAGTACATTGCCCCGTACGCGGGCTGCGCGATGGCCGAGCACTTCATGTATGGCGGCAGGGACGTGCTCGTCGTGTACGACGACCTCTCGAAACACGCCGCCGCGCACAGAGAGGTCGCTCTGCTTCTCCGCAGGCCCCCGGGGCGGGAAGCCTACCCAGGGGACGTCTTCTACATCCACGGTCGGCTCCTCGAACGAGCTGCCAAGCTGTCGAAGGAACGAGGCGGGGGATCGATGACCGCGCTGCCGATCGTCGAGACACTCGCTGGAGACGTGTCTGCGTACATTCCGACCAATACGATCTCCATCACGGACGGCCAGATTTACCTTGAGAGCGACTTGTTCTTCTCCGGCGTCCGGCCAGCTGTGAACGTCGGGCTCTCGGTGTCGCGCGTCGGCGGCGACGCTCAGCTTCCCGCGATGAGAAGCCTTTCATCTCGTCTGCGGCTTGACCTCGCGCAGTACCGCGAGCTATCTGCTTTCGCCCAATTCGGGGCGGATCTGGACAAGGCCACACAGGCACAGCTTCGTCGAGGCGAACGAATAGTGGAGGTTCTAAAGCAACCGAACCACGAGGTCCTGGCTATCGAGGACGAGATCATCGTGCTGTTCGCGCTTTCTGGAGAGTGGCTCGAGGATGTCCCGGTGGACCAGGCCAGGTGGTTCGTGAGGGAGTTCCTGATGCGCATCAAGGAAGAGCGCCCGGCTCTTGTGCGCCGGATACGCGAAACCGGACGAATTGACGAAGTGGAAGGGGATCTCGCCCGTGCGCTGGACGTCTTCAAGGCGGATCTCGCGGGGGTGATGGGGCGCCATGCGGAGTCTGCGTGA
- the atpF gene encoding F0F1 ATP synthase subunit B has translation MIQIDMTFFASVINFLLLTALLTFFLYRPVRKFMMERQERIRRSLEEAAQSRAEAARMKQEYESRLAQARSEAQDIIEKAMVQGERAQAEILDAARKEAQAILERARIEAARERQAAFEALRDDIVDLVISTASAVVGRRIGSSDDEALARRVLDEGWLAIVGERRL, from the coding sequence TTGATCCAGATCGACATGACCTTTTTCGCAAGCGTAATCAACTTCCTGCTGCTCACGGCGCTCCTTACGTTCTTCCTCTATAGGCCAGTCCGCAAATTCATGATGGAGCGGCAGGAGCGCATAAGACGGTCACTGGAGGAGGCGGCGCAGAGCCGGGCGGAGGCCGCCAGAATGAAGCAGGAGTATGAGTCACGCCTGGCTCAGGCGAGAAGCGAGGCGCAGGACATCATCGAGAAGGCAATGGTTCAGGGGGAGCGGGCGCAGGCGGAGATCCTGGACGCTGCGCGCAAAGAGGCTCAGGCCATTCTAGAGCGGGCGAGGATCGAGGCTGCCCGGGAGCGGCAGGCAGCGTTCGAGGCTCTGCGCGACGATATCGTGGATCTCGTCATATCCACCGCGAGCGCGGTCGTGGGAAGGAGGATCGGTTCCTCCGATGACGAAGCCCTCGCGCGGCGCGTTCTAGACGAAGGCTGGCTCGCGATCGTCGGGGAGAGGAGACTATGA
- the atpE gene encoding ATP synthase F0 subunit C — MTEVMLLKIISVAAICIIVCVAALVAGLGDAHVAGKAVDGIARQPEAKASIFSTMLIGIGLVEATPIIALVVALILLYANPLMG, encoded by the coding sequence ATGACAGAGGTCATGCTTCTAAAGATCATTTCGGTGGCCGCAATATGCATCATCGTGTGCGTCGCTGCACTGGTGGCAGGGCTTGGCGACGCCCACGTGGCTGGAAAGGCCGTGGACGGCATTGCGCGCCAGCCGGAGGCAAAGGCCTCCATCTTCTCGACGATGCTGATAGGCATAGGCCTTGTCGAGGCCACGCCCATCATAGCGTTGGTGGTAGCCCTCATCCTCCTTTATGCTAACCCCCTCATGGGCTAG
- the atpB gene encoding F0F1 ATP synthase subunit A, producing the protein MTHVSGEIGAHLLMRVGVFTFHLDTIIMTWIVMALLVIVAVVARRIMRDVPAGLQNVVEYGVEALWGLVADNVPPKARGCFPVIATLFLFILASNLIGVVPGMKSPTADINVTLALAAVVLGLTIYAGASVKGVWGYIAGFVKPNPLFLPLNLIELCTRAITLALRLFGNIFAGDVLVIILGRLVAYAVPAVGQAFHVFVGVLQAYLFVMLSIAYVSVAAED; encoded by the coding sequence ATGACGCACGTTTCGGGTGAGATCGGCGCGCACCTCCTGATGCGCGTAGGCGTCTTCACATTTCACTTGGACACCATCATCATGACATGGATCGTCATGGCCTTGCTCGTGATTGTGGCCGTGGTCGCGAGGAGGATAATGAGAGACGTTCCAGCCGGCCTCCAGAATGTAGTGGAGTACGGCGTGGAGGCGCTCTGGGGCCTTGTCGCCGACAACGTGCCGCCCAAAGCGCGCGGGTGCTTCCCTGTCATCGCAACGCTGTTCCTATTCATCCTGGCATCCAACCTCATAGGGGTCGTGCCAGGGATGAAGTCGCCGACCGCCGACATCAACGTGACGCTCGCGCTTGCAGCGGTGGTGCTGGGGCTCACCATCTACGCGGGGGCGTCGGTCAAGGGTGTCTGGGGTTACATCGCCGGGTTTGTAAAGCCGAACCCGTTGTTCCTGCCCCTGAACCTGATCGAGCTCTGCACCCGGGCGATCACGCTGGCCTTGCGATTATTCGGGAACATTTTCGCCGGCGACGTGCTCGTGATCATCTTGGGGAGACTCGTGGCGTACGCAGTCCCAGCCGTAGGACAGGCATTCCACGTGTTCGTGGGCGTGCTTCAGGCATATCTCTTCGTCATGCTGTCCATCGCGTACGTGTCCGTGGCCGCTGAGGACTAG
- a CDS encoding AtpZ/AtpI family protein, which yields MSEGRFDPELVRAFKFYGTISFNIAGSMALGFAAGYALDAKFGTRPCLAVVGFLLGALAGFWGVYKLVMSEFRDRPPNPKS from the coding sequence TTGAGCGAGGGCAGGTTTGACCCAGAGCTTGTCAGGGCTTTCAAGTTCTACGGCACCATCAGTTTCAACATCGCAGGGTCCATGGCTCTGGGGTTCGCCGCAGGCTACGCGCTTGACGCCAAGTTTGGGACACGTCCGTGCCTGGCTGTCGTGGGGTTTCTCCTTGGCGCTCTCGCGGGGTTCTGGGGCGTATACAAACTTGTCATGTCCGAGTTCCGCGACAGGCCGCCGAATCCCAAATCATGA
- a CDS encoding VanW family protein — MQTGLTIRGLRAANTAAVPVSAAVALVVVTLLTGTSLAYARDLAASPIAKGVSVADIPLGGLTREEATRALTRFVSDVVTLPITLVWEDQSWQLNPSDIGVEVDIPATVDRAMAIGRTGSWLARWRERRTVAASGRKIPLVTTVDEYLFRDILFELAAEIDVPAENAGFSIAPDDTVRIKPSVVGRRLDTSRLGAAIRDALLQREGRQVRLIVEPVAPQVTTEQLEAMRIKRCIGAYTTRFAPDDEARTHNIRSAAQAINGVLVAPGEVFSFNAAVGPRSKDTGYLEAPVVIEDELVPGVGGGICQVSSTLYNAVLLAGLEVVARANHSVAPAYVPVGRDATVAYDYIDFRFRNDAPGHVMVMSHVGRDSVTVKIYGDAPPDREVLIRTDIEEKLPPSVVRKEDPALAAGDEIVDDEGSWGYVVSVYRIIRIGGVEKAKELLSRDRYRPRARRVLVGSGAPRAPDLKASAIGREPNH, encoded by the coding sequence GTGCAGACGGGGTTGACAATCAGAGGGCTCAGGGCGGCCAACACCGCCGCGGTTCCCGTGTCAGCGGCCGTGGCCCTTGTGGTGGTTACGTTGCTTACCGGAACAAGCCTGGCCTATGCGCGCGACTTGGCGGCCTCCCCGATCGCCAAAGGAGTAAGTGTCGCCGATATCCCATTGGGCGGCCTCACGCGCGAGGAAGCAACGCGCGCACTGACCCGCTTTGTCTCCGACGTAGTGACGCTGCCGATCACCCTTGTCTGGGAGGACCAATCGTGGCAACTGAATCCCTCCGACATTGGTGTGGAGGTGGACATTCCTGCCACGGTCGACCGCGCCATGGCCATAGGACGAACCGGCTCTTGGCTGGCGAGATGGCGGGAGAGACGGACCGTCGCTGCGTCCGGTCGCAAGATCCCGCTGGTGACAACGGTGGACGAATACCTCTTCAGGGACATTCTGTTCGAGCTTGCAGCGGAGATCGATGTCCCCGCCGAGAATGCGGGCTTCTCCATAGCACCCGACGACACTGTCCGGATCAAACCCTCTGTTGTCGGACGGCGGTTGGACACGAGCAGGCTAGGTGCCGCGATAAGAGATGCGCTCCTCCAGAGAGAGGGGCGACAAGTGCGTCTGATCGTGGAACCAGTTGCCCCCCAAGTCACCACCGAGCAACTTGAGGCGATGAGAATCAAGAGGTGCATTGGCGCGTACACCACACGCTTCGCTCCGGACGACGAAGCGAGAACGCACAACATCCGCTCTGCGGCTCAAGCGATCAACGGGGTGCTGGTGGCCCCGGGCGAGGTGTTCTCGTTCAACGCGGCCGTGGGTCCGCGCAGCAAGGACACAGGATACCTCGAGGCTCCGGTGGTGATCGAAGACGAGCTGGTTCCAGGAGTTGGCGGAGGCATCTGCCAGGTATCATCCACTCTGTATAACGCGGTTCTCCTCGCTGGATTGGAGGTCGTGGCGCGCGCGAACCACTCGGTCGCCCCGGCGTACGTGCCGGTCGGGCGGGACGCCACCGTCGCATACGACTACATCGACTTCCGGTTCAGGAACGACGCCCCGGGCCACGTAATGGTGATGTCCCACGTGGGGAGGGACTCCGTCACTGTGAAGATTTACGGGGACGCCCCTCCGGATAGGGAGGTCCTCATTCGAACGGACATCGAGGAGAAGCTCCCGCCGAGCGTCGTCAGGAAGGAGGATCCGGCGCTCGCGGCGGGCGATGAGATCGTGGATGATGAGGGATCTTGGGGTTACGTAGTAAGTGTGTACCGAATCATCAGGATAGGCGGAGTCGAGAAGGCCAAGGAGCTTCTTTCCCGCGATCGATACAGACCAAGGGCCAGACGCGTTCTGGTCGGTTCGGGGGCTCCCAGGGCACCGGATCTGAAGGCCTCCGCCATCGGCCGGGAACCGAATCACTGA
- a CDS encoding tetratricopeptide repeat protein yields MDRASDGAASQGHGSSSQVDAMELVRRGCELLNSGRLDEALAEFEAAVAADPRNAEAQNKLGVVLARQGKLDEARKLFERALATDPRCAAAMSNLGNTYKESGMLDKAVEFYKMALSVDPEYATAHHNLAVAYRQMGKIDRAVIHFKQASRLQLRRSALQGETARFGRHLWLLIAGGLIFAYLFIFKK; encoded by the coding sequence GTGGACCGGGCATCCGATGGAGCTGCAAGTCAGGGGCATGGTTCCTCCAGCCAGGTAGACGCCATGGAGCTGGTGAGGAGAGGTTGCGAACTCCTGAATAGTGGAAGATTGGACGAGGCGCTGGCGGAGTTCGAGGCTGCGGTAGCGGCGGACCCCAGAAATGCAGAGGCCCAGAACAAGTTAGGGGTCGTCCTTGCCCGCCAGGGCAAGTTGGACGAAGCTAGGAAACTGTTTGAGAGGGCTCTCGCCACGGATCCGCGGTGCGCTGCCGCCATGAGCAACCTGGGGAACACATACAAGGAGAGCGGCATGCTTGACAAAGCCGTGGAATTCTATAAGATGGCGTTGTCGGTGGACCCCGAGTACGCCACCGCCCACCACAATCTTGCGGTGGCGTACAGGCAAATGGGGAAGATCGATCGGGCAGTCATCCATTTCAAGCAGGCGAGCAGGCTTCAGCTGCGTCGCTCGGCCTTGCAGGGCGAGACGGCCCGATTCGGGAGGCACCTCTGGCTTCTGATCGCGGGGGGCCTCATCTTCGCCTACCTTTTCATCTTCAAGAAATGA